The genomic interval TTGATCCCCAGGCTGTGCTGAAGTTCCACGTTCTTTTTGAACTGGGCCCATTCTTTGTCCTTATATGCAACGAGAAGGTATCCGCCCTGGTTTAGGCCTGTGGGCAGCCCAAGTTCTTCATCAAGTTGCTCGAAGGTATCAAGGCATGCCAGAGCCATCCTGCAGTTGAGCTCAAGGCCCCACTGTGCGCGGATGCCTGCTCCGCAGCGGCCGGTCGAACCGGAGCATACGGTGTTTTTCTCTATCAGGACGACATTCTTTCTTCCTGATTTTGCAAGGTAATATGCAGTAGCTGTTCCGACTACTCCTCCGCCAATTATTACTACATCAGCTGTTTTCGGAAAATCCATCATACGCACCTCCTACTCATCCTCGGCAAGAAGTCCGAGTTTAATTGGTTTCACCGGAGGCCTGATGGTTCCGGGATCAAGTTCTGATATTGGTTTGCCTGTAGCCTTTGAGAGCTCGCGGAGGATTATGTCGCGGCAGCCTCTGCCCTGGCAGGGTCCCATGCCTACGCGGAGTTCCCTCTTGAGTTCATCAAAGGTGTCATAACCGCGTGCGATCCATTCGCGGATCTCGTCTATCTCTATCTCTTCGCAACGGCAGATGATATTCTTTTTCTCAGTCATGGCTAGCACACC from Synergistaceae bacterium DZ-S4 carries:
- a CDS encoding (2Fe-2S)-binding protein; the encoded protein is MTEKKNIICRCEEIEIDEIREWIARGYDTFDELKRELRVGMGPCQGRGCRDIILRELSKATGKPISELDPGTIRPPVKPIKLGLLAEDE